One segment of Candidatus Paceibacterota bacterium DNA contains the following:
- the rplP gene encoding 50S ribosomal protein L16, whose translation MAVLIPRKVKHRKSFKGRSKGIATRGTEVSFGSYGLKSLGTKWISSRQLEAARRAIIRYLRKGGKMWIRVFPDKPVTKKGTEVPMGGGKGAVDHYVFPIRPGRMIFEVEGIKEEDARSAFKKAADKLPIKTKFVKR comes from the coding sequence GGCCGTATTAATACCAAGAAAAGTTAAACATAGAAAGAGCTTCAAAGGAAGATCAAAAGGAATAGCGACCCGCGGAACGGAGGTTTCTTTTGGTAGTTACGGACTTAAATCTCTTGGAACCAAATGGATTTCATCCCGCCAGCTTGAAGCCGCAAGAAGGGCTATAATAAGATATTTGAGAAAAGGAGGAAAAATGTGGATTAGGGTATTTCCCGACAAGCCGGTAACAAAGAAAGGAACAGAGGTTCCTATGGGCGGAGGAAAAGGAGCTGTTGATCATTATGTTTTTCCTATAAGACCAGGAAGAATGATATTTGAAGTTGAGGGGATAAAAGAAGAAGACGCAAGGAGCGCTTTTAAAAAAGCAGCGGACAAACTTCCCATTAAAACAAAGTTTGTTAAGAGATAG
- the rpmC gene encoding 50S ribosomal protein L29 — protein MKISEIIKKENKDIEVFIAEKKAKLSRLKFDLPLRKVKNTSEIKEIKKDIARALTALCQKQI, from the coding sequence ATGAAAATTTCTGAAATTATAAAAAAAGAAAATAAAGACATTGAGGTTTTTATTGCTGAAAAAAAGGCAAAGTTATCCCGTCTTAAATTTGATCTTCCCTTAAGAAAGGTAAAGAATACTTCAGAGATTAAAGAGATTAAAAAAGACATTGCAAGGGCGCTTACGGCTCTTTGCCAAAAACAAATATAA
- the rpsQ gene encoding 30S ribosomal protein S17 — translation MPKRKLTGEIVSSNMDKTVVVKVLSVKEHPKYKKRYKVHKKYQADDPENQYKIGESVVIEECRPISKNKRWKVLKKI, via the coding sequence ATGCCAAAAAGAAAATTAACAGGAGAGATTGTTTCTAGCAATATGGATAAAACGGTGGTAGTTAAAGTTTTGAGCGTGAAAGAACATCCTAAATACAAGAAAAGATACAAAGTCCATAAAAAATATCAAGCCGATGATCCCGAGAATCAATATAAAATAGGGGAAAGCGTTGTAATAGAAGAATGCCGTCCGATATCAAAAAATAAGAGATGGAAAGTTTTAAAGAAAATATAA